The Quercus robur chromosome 7, dhQueRobu3.1, whole genome shotgun sequence genome has a segment encoding these proteins:
- the LOC126690757 gene encoding uncharacterized protein LOC126690757 has translation MANLKKHLSSIANDVVHRCALKLDTSTDNLVEEFEAGWNPETNGYSRKFVEFCSAKSLTYMCQNIEENISNGSFSRFTFDMMLAWEMPSSTDEEACMECVAKEKEEGKVSVKVTQEQDDIPLFYSDIMPLLVDNEPNVGEDAFAWLGSLVPLVADLVNGRFTFETLTAPTGNRLHFPAYDKYLKEIDKCIKHLQKQAPPNGVDLGDDEFILHVEGTASSQRVVRHIGATSWPGKLTLTNYALYFEASGVVTYEDALKIDLSENKEHSVRPVSTGPWGAPLFDKAILYESESSEGIVLEFPEMTSSTRRDHWLALIKEIMFMHQFLLKYKVECPIQAWEMHARTILGIIRLHAAREMLRISPPTPTKFLIFALLDELPKGDYILGQLVDSLKKINSGHPCSASSTLKNMNMSLSIISSVEVKEIGEENVCASGLDDNNSSLEIAINQAREEEKKIVIAKATTKELKEEGITESTLVFMELLKPLKGVLLWFEEIFTWERPVTTLVVFAATLLITYKEWLGKASAFFFLWVVAKMIQARQKKINDKCKEIVVSSASDQTTMESIVSAQHGLQTIHQVVQIANIALLKLWSILISKARKHADIVMISMIGLAILLAIVPMKFIIMAITLYCFSMTSKLGKQVGNNQGNRRLQEWWDSIPVIPVRVVDKPVDSPTCKSM, from the exons ATGGCCAATCTGAAGAAGCATCTTTCCTCCATAGCCAACGACGTTGTCCACAGATGTGCAct GAAACTAGATACTAGCACGGATAACTTGGTGGAAGAGTTTGAAGCTGGATGGAACCCCGAAACTAATGGTTATTCAAGGAAATTTGTGGAATTTTGCAGTGCAAAGTCTCTTACATACATGTGCCAAAACATAGAAGAAAATATTAGCAATGGATCGTTTAGCCGGTTCACTTTCGACATGATGCTTGCTTGGGAGATGCCAAGCTCTACTGATGAGGAGGCTTGTATG GAATGTGTGGCAAAGGAGAAAGAAGAGGGGAAGGTATCCGTAAAAGTGACTCAAGAACAAGATGATATTCCTCTTTTTTATTCAGACATCATGCCACTCCTT GTTGATAACGAGCCTAATGTTGGAGAAGATGCATTTGCGTGGTTGGGATCACTAGTTCCATTAGTTGCAGATCTTGTTAATGGAAGATTTACCTTCGAAACTCTAACAGCACCCACAGGCAACCGGCTGCATTTTCCTGCATACGACAAATATCTAAAAGAAATTGACAA ATGCATAAAACATTTGCAAAAACAAGCGCCACCAAATGGCGTTGATCTAGGGGATGATGAATTTATATTGCATGTCGAGGGAACTGCAAGCTCGCAGAGAGTGGTGCGCCACATTGGAGCAACAAGTTGGCCTG GTAAGCTTACACTAACAAATTATGCTCTCTACTTTGAGGCTTCTGGAGTTGTAACATATGAAGATGCCCTTAAAATAGACCTTTCTGAGAACAAGGAACATAGTGTGAGACCAGTTTCCACAGGCCCATGGGGTGCTCCACTTTTTGACAAGGCCATACTGTATGAGTCTGAATC ATCTGAGGGAATTGTACTAGAGTTTCCTGAGATGACAAGCTCCACAAGGCGGGACCATTGGCTTGCACTCATTAAGGAGATTATGTTTATGCACCAgttcttattaaaatataagGTGGAATGTCCAATACaagcatgggaaatgcatgcaAGGACAATATTGGGTATCATAAGGCTCCATGCTGCAAGAGAAATGCTAAGAATATCGCCCCCTACTCCAACAAAATTCTTGATTTTTGCATTGCTTGATGAGCTACCAAAGGGAGATTATATACTAGGACAACTCGTGGACAGTCTGAAGAAGATCAACAGTGGACACCCATGCAGTGCAAGTTCAACCCTCAAAAATATGAACATGTCATTGTCAATCATCTCAAGTGTAGAAGTAAAAGAAATTGGTGAGGAAAATGTGTGTGCAAGTGGCCTAGATGACAACAACTCCTCACTTGAGATTGCTATTAATCAAgctagagaagaagaaaagaaaattgtcaTTGCCAAAGCTACCACTAAGGAGTTGAAAGAGGAAGGAATCACTGAAAGTACCCTTGTTTTTATG GAGCTACTAAAGCCACTTAAAGGTGTGTTACTTTGGTTTGAAGAAATTTTCACATGGGAAAGACCAGTAACTACCCTTGTTGTCTTTGCTGCTACTCTTCTAATCACATACAA GGAGTGGCTTGGCAAGGCAagtgcatttttctttttatgggtGGTAGCAAAGATGATCCAAgctagacaaaaaaaaattaatgacaaatGCAAAGAGATTGTAGTCTCCTCAGCCTCTGACCAGACTACAATGGAGAGCATAGTCTCGGCTCAACACGGATTACAAACTATTCATCAGGTGGTGCAGATAGCAAATATAGCATTATTGAAATTATGGTCAATATTGATTTCAAAGGCTCGTAAG CACGCAGATATAGTAATGATATCAATGATTGGATTAGCAATTTTACTTGCAATAGTACCAATGAAGTTCATCATTATGGCTATCACTTTGTATTGCTTCTCCATGACATCAAAACTAGGGAAGCAAGTGGGCAACAACCAAGGAAACAGACGACTGCAAGAATGGTGGGACTCAATTCCAGTTATCCCAGTTCGTGTTGTAGACAAGCCTGTGGATAGCCCTACATGCAAATCTATGTGA